Proteins from a single region of Paraglaciecola sp. T6c:
- a CDS encoding thymidine kinase, whose amino-acid sequence MAQLYFYYSAMNAGKSTSLLQSAYNYKERGMRAEIFTAALDDRFGIGKVASRIGLEASAHLFNGSSNLHQQILELNSDKKLDCVFIDEAQFLNKQQVQQLVSVVDDLDIPVLAYGLRTDFVGETFEGSRYLMAWADKLIELKTICHCGRKATFVVRLDEHGNAAKEGAQVEVGGNDRYESMCRKHFKELVWDQA is encoded by the coding sequence ATGGCCCAGCTTTACTTTTACTACTCTGCAATGAATGCAGGGAAATCCACATCTTTATTACAATCTGCGTATAACTACAAAGAGCGAGGCATGCGCGCCGAAATATTTACTGCCGCTTTGGACGACCGCTTTGGTATTGGTAAAGTCGCATCGCGGATTGGCCTAGAAGCCAGTGCACACCTTTTCAATGGCTCCAGCAACTTACATCAGCAAATATTAGAGTTAAATAGCGATAAAAAGCTAGATTGCGTATTTATCGATGAAGCCCAATTTTTAAATAAACAACAGGTGCAACAACTCGTATCTGTGGTGGATGACTTAGACATTCCCGTTCTCGCTTATGGGCTTAGAACTGACTTTGTTGGTGAAACATTTGAAGGCAGTCGCTATTTAATGGCTTGGGCTGACAAGCTGATTGAGCTTAAAACTATTTGCCATTGCGGGCGAAAAGCGACCTTTGTAGTGCGCTTGGATGAGCATGGGAATGCGGCAAAAGAAGGTGCGCAAGTTGAAGTCGGCGGCAACGATAGATACGAGTCTATGTGTCGTAAACACTTCAAAGAGCTGGTGTGGGATCAAGCTTAG